A region of the Flintibacter sp. KGMB00164 genome:
ACAACGGCGTACTCTACGTCGTTCTTACGCAGCTCCGTACGAAGCGCGGTATCCTCAGCCACGGTGATGCCCTTATAGTCGACCAGCACACCGGAGGCGGCATTCTGCAGCTTCTCGGTCATCTCAGCCACGATAGCCTTCTTGGCTTCCAGGACATTTGCGTTAGGCATTTGGGATTCACCTCCAGAGAAATAATGAAAAAACGCTGTTTCCGCGCACAAAGACGGACACAGCGTGAAATTACATAGATAAATTCTCACTGCACTCTCGGCAGGACTTCCGCTTACGCAGCCTGCTGTCTTTGAACGCGATAATTATTATATCCATTCCCGCGGACTTTGTCAAGCAAAATCCGCGGGAAATTGGATATTTTTTGATGAATTACATCAGCTTGGCGCCGTTGACCTTGACGCCGGGGCCCATGGTGGAAGCCACCACGCAGCTCTTGATATACTGGCCCTTGGCAGCGGCGGGCTTAGCCTTCACGATGGCGCCCATGATAGCGTTGAAGTTCTCAGAGAGCTTCTCAGCGCCGAAGGAAACCTTGCCGATGGGGCAGTGGATGATGTTGGTCTTGTCCAGACGGTACTCAACCTTACCGGCCTTGATCTCGTTGATGGCCTTGGTCACGTCCATGGTGACGGTGCCGGCCTTGGGGGAGGGCATCAGGCCCTTGGGGCCCAGGACCTTACCCAGACGGCCCACAACGCCCATCATGTCGGGGGTAGCCACGACCACGTCGAAGTCAAACCAGTTCTCCTTCTGGATCTTCTCCACCAGGTCCATATCGCCCACGAAGTCAGCGCCGGCGGCACGGGCCTCGTCAGCCTTGGCGGCCTTGGCGAACACCAGCACGCGCTGGGTCTTACCGGTGCCGTGGGGCAGCACGATGGCGCCGCGGACCTGCTGGTCAGCGTGACGGGAGTCAACGCCCAGCTTCACGTGCAGCTCGACGGTCTCGTCGAACTTGGCAGGAGCGGTCTCCACGACCAGGCTCATAGCCTCGTTGGTATCGTACAGAGCGTTCTTGTCGATCTTCTTGGCGCTCTCCTGATATTTCTTGCCTCTAAACATTTCTCGTCACCCTCCTTACTCGCCCACGACGATGCCCA
Encoded here:
- the rplA gene encoding 50S ribosomal protein L1, which translates into the protein MFRGKKYQESAKKIDKNALYDTNEAMSLVVETAPAKFDETVELHVKLGVDSRHADQQVRGAIVLPHGTGKTQRVLVFAKAAKADEARAAGADFVGDMDLVEKIQKENWFDFDVVVATPDMMGVVGRLGKVLGPKGLMPSPKAGTVTMDVTKAINEIKAGKVEYRLDKTNIIHCPIGKVSFGAEKLSENFNAIMGAIVKAKPAAAKGQYIKSCVVASTMGPGVKVNGAKLM